CGCCTTCAGCAGCCCCGCCGCCCGCTGCCGGGCCCTGGCCGATGCCGTAACCAGCAACTACGCGCTCGACGAGCGCCTGCGCGAAATGCACTTTGGGGCCTGGGAAAACCGCCTGTGGACCGACCTGCCGCGCGCCGAAACCGAGCCCTGGATGGCCGACTACGTGGCCCTGGCCCCGCCCGCCGGCGAAACCTTCGGGGCCCTGCAACGGCGCGCCGCCGCCTTCCTCGCCGAGCTGGCCGCCGGGGCCCCGGGCGCCGACGAGGGCCCCGTGCTGGTCTTCACCCACGGCGGCACCATCCGGGCGCTGCTCTGCCACTGCCTCGAAATGCCGCTGCGCAACGCCTTCCAGCTGCGCATCGACTACGCCTCGGTGACCAAAATCGAGCAGCAGCACGGCAAATGGAACGTACTGGCGACGAACGGTTAAGCGGGGGGATTTGCCTGGGAATAACTACATCATATAAACATCAAAATATTTATGCTTTACTTGCCGCGCGCAGTTATCTTCTAACGCTTGCTTTCGCCGCCGCCATGCAGACTTTGCCGCCTTCCGAATTGGAGACCCGCCAGTGGGCCACGTTTCTGCACTTGTCGCTGCTGGCGGGCCTGGTGGTGCCGGGCGCGGGGTTCATCCTGCCCATTATCCTGTGGCAAGTCAAGAAAGACGAGCTGCCCGGCATCGACGCCCACGGCAAAGTGGTGGCCAACTGGCTCATCAGCGCTCTTATTTACGGCGCGGTCGCCGGGGGGCTCTGCTTCGTGCTGGTGGGTTTTCCGCTGCTGGGGCTCCTGGGGCTGCTGGCGTTCGTGTTTCCCATCATCGGGGCCCTGAAGGCCAACGACGGCGTAGTGTGGGCGTACCCGCTCGCCATCCGCTTCTTCTCCTAAGCAACGGCGGCGAAACGGCCGGCTGATGGCGGGTAATTCTTGGGTTGGGGGAGGTGGATGCGGCGCGGCGGCGATATTCCATAATACCTTGCGGCCCCAATAATTCTGGCTTTTAGGCAACTCCATGCACAAATATTTACTGGCCCTCACCGCGGGGGCCTTTTCGGTGGCCGCGGCGGCTTCGGCCCAGTCGCTGCCCGTCCTCACGGCCCAAGACTACGCCCGGGCCGAGCGCTTCCTGAGCTACAACACCCAGCCGCTGGTAGACCGCGGCCCCGTCGACCCCAACTGGCTGGCCAACGACCGGTTCTGGTACCGGGTGCTGACGGCCGAGGGCAGCGAGTTCGTCCTGGTAGACCCGGCCCGCAAAACCCGCACCCCAGCCTTCGACCACGCCCGGCTGGCCGCTGCGCTGTCGGCCGCCAGCGGCCAGCCGTACCAGGGGGCCCGGCTGCCGTTTCGCAGCCTCACGTTTTCGCCCGATGAGAAGGTGATTTCCTTTTCGGTGAAGGGTAAAGACTGGCAGTACGACGCGGCCAGCGGGCAGGTGCGCCCGGCGGCCGCATCCGCGGAGGGCCCCGGCGCCAGCCCCAACGCGGCCAACGAAATCACGTCGCCCGACGGCCGCCTGGCCGCCTACATCAAGGATAACAACCTGTGGGTGCGCGACACGAAAACCAATCAGGCGACCCCGCTCACCACCGACGGGGCCCCCAATTATGGCTACGCCACCGACAACGCCGGCTGGACCCACAGCGACCGGCCGGTGCTGCAATGGTCGCCCGATTCGCGCAAAATCGCCACCTTCCAGCAGGACCAGCGCAAGGCCAGCGACATGTACCTGGTGACCACCAACGTGGGCCGGCCGACCCTGAAAACGTGGAAGTACCCGCTGCCCGGCGACAAAGACATCGTCACCATCGAGCGGGTAATTGTGGAGGTGAGCCCGGCCAAAGTGGTGCGCCTGCAAGTGCCGCCCGACCCGCACCGCGGCTCGCTCTCCGACGACATTTCCAGCAGCGGCACCTTCGACGACGTAGACTGGGCCCCGGACGGCTCGCAGCTGGCGTTCGTGTCGACCTCGCGCGACCACAAGCAGGAGAAACTCCGGGTGGCCGACGCCGCGACCGGCGCCGTGCGCGAGGTGTTCACGGAAACCGTGGCCACGCAGTTCGAGTCGGGCCAGCACGCCATCAACTGGCGCTACCTGCCCAAAACCAAGGAGGCCATTTGGTACTCGGAGCGCGACAACTGGGGCCACCTCTACCGCTACGACGCCGCCACCGGCCAGGTCAAGAACCTGATTACCAAGGGTAATTTCGTGGTGACGCAGCTGCTGCGCGTGGATGAACAAAAGCGCCAGCTCTACTTCGTGGCCGATGGCCGCGAGCCGGGCAACCCGTACTTCAGCCACTTCTACCGCGTCGGGCTGGATGGCAAGGGGCTGAAGCTGCTCACGCCCGAAGCCGGCAACCACCGCGTGGAGCTCTCGCCTTCGGGCCGGTACTTCGTGGACAGCTACTCGCAGCCCGACCGTCCCGGCGCCTCCGTGCTGCGCGACGCGGACGGCAAGCTCGTGGCGGCGCTGGAAAAAACCGACATTTCCCGCCTCACGGCCACCGGCTGGAAGGCGCCCACGCCCATCACCGTGAAGGACCAGGACGGACGCGACGACCTCTACGGCCTGATGTTCGTGCCCACCGCGCTGGACCCGGCCAAGAAATACCCCATCATCAACTACATCTACCCGGGGCCCCAGGGCGGCGGCGTGGGCAACTGGTCGTTCAGCGCGGCGCGCAACGACAACCAGGCGCTGGCCGAGCTGGGCTTCGTGGTCGTCGTCATCGAAGGCAGCTGCAACCCCCTGCGCTCCAAGCGTTTCCACGACGCCTGCTACGGCCACATGGAGGCCAACACCCTCGCTGACCAAGTGACCGGCATGCGGCAGCTGGCGCAGAAATATCCGTACATTGACCTGGAGCGGGCCGGCATCTGGGGGCACTCGGGCGGCGGCTACGCCACGGCGGCGGCCATGTTCCGCTACCCCGATTTCTTCAAGGTCGGCATCTCCGAATCGGGCAACCACGAGAACCGCAACTACGAGGACGACTGGGGCGAACGCTACATCGGCCTGCTCACCACCAACCCCGACGGCACCTCGAACTACGACGCGCAAGCCAACGCGCCCCTGGCCAAGAACCTCAAGGGCAAGCTGATGCTGGCCCACGGCCTGATGGACGACAACGTGCCGTCCTCCAACACCATGCTGGTGGCCGAAGCCTTAATCAAGGCCAACAAGAGCTTCGACTTGGTGGTGTTCCCCAACGCCGCCCACGGCTACGGGGCCCTCTCGCCCTACATGATGCGCCGCCGCTGGGACTATTTCGTGCAGAACCTGGCCGGCGCCACGCCCCCGCACGACTACGAGATGCAGCCCAAACCCGACCCGCGCAACGGGGGGCAGTAGGGCGGGGCCATGGAACGACTTAAAATGCTGATTAACTGATTAACACATGGTAAAAAAAGGTCGTCATGCAGAGCGCAGCGAAGCATCTTTTCCGCAGCAGTAATCATGATTAGTTACGCTATAAAGATGCTTCGCTGCGCTCTGCATGACGACCTTTTTTGCCGCATAAAGCCACTCGATTAATAATTTCCCCAAAACCCTGAGGGCCCTAAAAGACGCGGTATTTCGCATCTTTTTTCGCATCTTTTAGGGCCCCCAGGGTTTTATATCGTACTAGCTCACGCCGCCGCCCAGCAGTTTATCGGGCGTTATCGGTAGCTCGCGGATGCGCTTGCCGGTGGCGTGGAACACGGCGTTGGCCACGGCGGCGGTGAAGCCGATGAGGCCGATTTCGCCCAAGCCTTTGGCCCCGATGGGGTTGAGGACCGGGTCGGGCTCGTCGAGGAGGATGACGTCGATGTCGGGCACGTCGGCGTGGGTGGCCATGTGGTACTCGGCCAGGTTGTGGTTCACGAAGCGGCCGTAGCGGTGGTCGAGCACGGCGTGCTCCATCAGGGCCATGCTGATGCCCCAGGTGACGGCCCCCAGCACTTGGCTGCGGGCGGTTTTGGGGCTGATGACCCGGCCCGCGTCGATGGCCGACACCACCCGCGCCACGCGCACCTCGCCGGTGCGGGCGTGCACCAGCACCTCCACGAAGTGGGCCCCGAACGACTTGCCCGAGTTCTCCTTGGCCTCGGGGCCCGGCTTGGCTTCCTGCGTCACCTCCAGGCCCGGCAGGCCGTGCAGGCGCAGCACGTCGGCGAAGGACACGCGGCGGCCCGGGTCGCGGGCTAGGTACAGGGCCCCGTTTTCCACCACCAACTCTTCCGCCTTGACCGGGCCAAATTGCGAGCGGCCCGTCTGCACCGCCAGGGCCCTAAGTTGCTGCTGCAACGCCGTGCAGGCCGTGTGCACCGCCGTGCCCACCGAGGCCGTGGTGTGCGAGCCAAACTGGCCCGCCGAGGGCGGCAAGGCCGAATCGCCCAGCTCGAACTGAATTTGGCCCGGCGCAATTCCCAGGGCCGCGGCGGCCACCTGCGTCATGGCGGTGGCGGTGCCGGGGCCCACGTCGGCGGTGCCGCTCTGCACCAGCAGGGTGCCGTCGGCGCGCAGCTGGGCGCGGGCGGTGGCGGGGGCACGCTCGGCCTTGTAAATGCCCATGGCCATGCCCCAGCCCACCAGGTAGGGCCCCTGGCGCATCGAGCGCGGGGCGGCCGGCCGCTGCTGCCAGCCGAAGCGCTCGGCGCCTTGCGCGTAGCATTCGCGCAGGCGGTTGCTGCTCCACGGGATGTTTTTCTCGGGGTCGGCGGGGGCAAAGTTCTTGAGGCGCAGGGCCAGCGGGTCCATGTTCAGGGCGTAGGCCAGCTCGTCCATTGCCGACTCGATGGCGAACGAGCCGCTGGCCTCGCCGGGGCCCCGCGTCCAGGCGGGCGTGCTCAGGTCGAGGGGTACCACGCGGTAGCGCGCGTCGAGGCTGGGGCAGGCGTAGGCCGCCTTGGTGGGGTGCAGCATGCGCTCGACGAACAGCTCGTAGCGCGAGCTGCTGCCGTGGCCCAGGTGCGTGATGCCCACCAGCGTACCGTCGTGCTGGGCCCCCAGGCCCACCTGCTGCACCGAGCGCGGCCGGTAGCCCACCATGTTAAACTCCTGTTCGCGCCCCAGCATTACCTGCACCGGGCGGCCCACCTTTTTGGCCCCCAGAATGACCGCCACCTCGGGCGGCCAAATGCGCGACGCCCCCCCGAAGGCCCCGCCCACGAACGGCGAGTGCACCCGCACCTGGCTCTCGGGCAGCCCGAACATGCGCATCAAGTCCTGCTGGGCCAGCTTGGGGGCCTGCGTTTTGTTGTACACCGTCAGCCGCTCGCCCTCCCACAGGGCCACCGTGGCGTGGGTTTCCATCGGGTTGTGCACCTGGATGGGCGTGCGGTATTCCTGGAAAATGTGCACCGGGGCCCCGGCGTAGGCCCCTGCCTGGCCGCGCAGGTAGTCGGGTTCGTCCTTGGCCGTTTGGCCGGTGGCGAGGTTGGCCCCCAGGTCGGTTTGGGGCGCGGTGGCTTCGTATGCTACCCGCACCAGGGCGGCGGCGTACTGGGCCTGTTCTAGGGTTTCGGCCACGGCCAGCGCCACCGGCTGGTTGCTGAAGTGGATTTGGTCGTCGTAGAATACCTTGATTTCCTGGCCCTCCACCCGTTCGTTGTGGTTGGCCGTAGCGCTGGCATAGGCCGGCACCTTGGGTGCGTTCAGGTACGTGAGCACGGCCAGCACGCCGGGGGCCCGCTCGGCCGCCTTCGTGTCGATGCTTTTGATGCGGCCCCGGGCAATGGCGCTGGTGGCCAGCACGCCGTAGGTGCAGCCCACCACGCGGTGCTCGGCGGCGTAGCGGGCCTGGCCGGTCACTTTCAGGCGGCCGTCAACACGGCTCGGGGCGGAAGGAAGGGACGGGACGGGCAGTTCGGGCATGGGCGAACGGGTAGGAAACGTGTCCCGGCTATACGCAAGTCACGCGCCCGCGACGGACGGCCACGGCCCCGCGGTTTAGAAAATCAGCCGCGAAGCCAGCCACGGGGAGGGCCCCGCCGCGCGGCACTACGGCGGGCTACGACTTCTTTTCCGCGACCGGGAATTTCTCCAAAATGTCCTTGGCCACGCGGCTGAACTCGCTGCCCAGGCGGGCGGGGTCGCTGACGGGGTCGGCGATGGAGCCGCGCCAGACTAGGTTATTGGTGCGGGCGTCGATGAAGTCGATGATCAGCGTGCCCTCGTTGTACTGCTCGGTGTGAGCCGTTTGGTAGTACCTGGGGGTGTACCAATAACCGTAGTTAATGGGCAGGAAACCACCGCGGTACGATACCGCGTAAGGGTAGGCGTAGCCGTAGCCGGGCTGGGTGTTGTACACGGTGCGCTCGGCCTGCTCCACGTAGGTATGGGTGGTGACGAGCAAGTTGGGCCGGTTGTCGGCTTGGCGCAGGCCGCGCTTGATCAGCTCGTCGGCAATGGCTTGCTTGATTTTGTCCTGCGCGATGGGGCTGTGCAGCAGCGGGTTGTCGTCGCCGTTGGTCTTTACCTTCATGTCGGCAAAGTCGAAGGTGCGGTACTTGCTAAAATCGACGTTGGCGCGCTGCTCCACGTTCACGGTGGGGGCGCAGGCCGTGGCGCCTAGCGAAAAAGCCACGATTACCGCTAATAATACCCGTTTCATGTAATATAATCTAGGATGAATGATGTTTGTCATACTGGTTCCGCCGCCGGTAGGTTCCGGAGGAGCTTACTTGATTCAGCCTTTTCGAAGCAGCCCGGCTGACGCACAAAACGTTGGGGCCCCGGCGGCCCGGCACGGTATGCCGGGCCGCCGGGGCCCCAACGTTTTGTGCGTCAGCCGGGCTGCCTACAGCTCCATAATGTCCTCGTTCCAGAGCGTGGGCTCGGCCGCAATGAACTCGTTCATCAGGTCCACGCACTCCTGCAAGTCGAGGATGACAACCTCTACGCCGTGGCTTTCGAGGAATTCCTTCGACTCGCCGAACGTGCGCGACTCGCCCACCACGATCTTCGGAATCTTGAACTGCACGATGGTGCCGGCGCACATGTAGCAGGGCATCAGGGTGGTATACAGCACGGTGTCGCGGTAGGTGCGCTGGCGGCCGGCGTTCATCAGGGCGTCCATCTCGCCGTGCTTGATGGCGTTGTTTTCCTGCACGCGCTTGTTGCGGCCGCGGCTCACGAGCTGGCCGTCGCGCACCAGCACCGAGCCAATGGGAATGCCGCCCTGCGCGCGCCCCATCCGGGCTTCGTCGATGGCGGCTTGCATGAATTCGTCCATAGTTTTTGGGATTGAGCTTTCGCGCAGTGTTGCGCGGTGTTAGAACGCAGTGTTGCGGGGTGTTTTCGTTGAACGGCACGGCGAAACACCGCGGTTTAACACCGCGCAACACTGCGCGAAATAAATCATCGGGCGCAAATGCCCCGATAATCGCAAAACTCGCACTTGGCAAAGTCGTCGGTCTTACGGATGGGCTCGGCGGGGTCAAGGATTTTGAGGACGATTTTTGCGATTAATTTCTCGGACGTTTTTACGAAATCCTGTCCCTCGCTGGTCAGGAACGACAAATCGGCGGAGAGCAGGCCGGCGTCGAGGTTGCGCATCGACGCGATGGCGGTGTTGGCGGTTTCGCGCTTTTCGGTGCTGGCCAGCATGAAGCGGTAGAGCCAGAGCTGGCGCACCTTGTCGGCGCTGCTGCTGGCTTCGGTGAGCAGGCGCTCGGTGGCTTCGGCGGGCGAGTAGCGGTTGCGGTAGCCGCTCAGGTTTAGCTCGTTGGCATCAACTAGGCCGGTTTTGTAGTCCACCACCCGCAGGCGGCCGTCGGGCAGCTGGTCCACGCGGTCGGCCATGCCGAAGAGGCGCACGGCCAGGGGCCCCGCGCCGGGCACGTCCACGAACACGGTGGCGGCCAGCGGCTTTTCGAGGCTGAAGAGGCGCAGCGGCAGGCCCTCGCGGGTGGGCAGGCCCTGGAGGTAGCGCGCCACGAGGCGGGTGGCCACCTGGCCGTACACGTGGTTGAGGCCCTCGTCGGGGCGGGCGTAGCGCTCGGTGTCGTCCTGGCGCAGGGCCCGGGTTACTTCGGCGGGCACCTGGGCCAGCAGGGCGGGCAGGTCGGCTTCGGTGAGGGGGCGGGCGTCCTGCTCGAAGGGCCGCAGCAGGTTCTCCAGCGCCGCGTGCACCATCGTGCCGAAGCTGCTGGCTTCCAGCGTTTCCTCCACGGCCTCGTTCTCGTGGAAGCGGGCCACCTTCGAGAAGTAAAACCGCAGCGAGCAGGCCAGAAAGTCGTTCAGGCGCGAGGGCGAGATGTTGCGCTCCAGCACGCCGCGCAGGGCCCCCAGCAGCTCCTCGTCCTTCTCCAGTACGAAGTCGCCGGCGTAGCTGGCGGTGGCTTCGGCGGTGTCGGCCACGGCCACGGTCAGGTCGTCCACGGTCAGCAGCGGGTTTTGGGGGCGCAGGTCGTTTTCGAGCTGCAATAGGAAGCGGCTGCGCTCACCGCTTTTGGTACCCTCGGCGCCGGGCAGCACGTGCACCAGGTCCACGCGCTGGGCGCGCTGGAGCAGGCGCCAGAAGTTATAGGCCGTGCCGGCCTCGGCGT
This genomic stretch from Hymenobacter sp. PAMC 26628 harbors:
- the cobC gene encoding alpha-ribazole phosphatase family protein, which gives rise to MIIHLIRHTAVQAPGICYGHHDVPLADTFAAEAAQLLAKLPPAPAGGYRAFSSPAARCRALADAVTSNYALDERLREMHFGAWENRLWTDLPRAETEPWMADYVALAPPAGETFGALQRRAAAFLAELAAGAPGADEGPVLVFTHGGTIRALLCHCLEMPLRNAFQLRIDYASVTKIEQQHGKWNVLATNG
- a CDS encoding DUF4870 domain-containing protein translates to MQTLPPSELETRQWATFLHLSLLAGLVVPGAGFILPIILWQVKKDELPGIDAHGKVVANWLISALIYGAVAGGLCFVLVGFPLLGLLGLLAFVFPIIGALKANDGVVWAYPLAIRFFS
- a CDS encoding S9 family peptidase, with translation MHKYLLALTAGAFSVAAAASAQSLPVLTAQDYARAERFLSYNTQPLVDRGPVDPNWLANDRFWYRVLTAEGSEFVLVDPARKTRTPAFDHARLAAALSAASGQPYQGARLPFRSLTFSPDEKVISFSVKGKDWQYDAASGQVRPAAASAEGPGASPNAANEITSPDGRLAAYIKDNNLWVRDTKTNQATPLTTDGAPNYGYATDNAGWTHSDRPVLQWSPDSRKIATFQQDQRKASDMYLVTTNVGRPTLKTWKYPLPGDKDIVTIERVIVEVSPAKVVRLQVPPDPHRGSLSDDISSSGTFDDVDWAPDGSQLAFVSTSRDHKQEKLRVADAATGAVREVFTETVATQFESGQHAINWRYLPKTKEAIWYSERDNWGHLYRYDAATGQVKNLITKGNFVVTQLLRVDEQKRQLYFVADGREPGNPYFSHFYRVGLDGKGLKLLTPEAGNHRVELSPSGRYFVDSYSQPDRPGASVLRDADGKLVAALEKTDISRLTATGWKAPTPITVKDQDGRDDLYGLMFVPTALDPAKKYPIINYIYPGPQGGGVGNWSFSAARNDNQALAELGFVVVVIEGSCNPLRSKRFHDACYGHMEANTLADQVTGMRQLAQKYPYIDLERAGIWGHSGGGYATAAAMFRYPDFFKVGISESGNHENRNYEDDWGERYIGLLTTNPDGTSNYDAQANAPLAKNLKGKLMLAHGLMDDNVPSSNTMLVAEALIKANKSFDLVVFPNAAHGYGALSPYMMRRRWDYFVQNLAGATPPHDYEMQPKPDPRNGGQ
- a CDS encoding xanthine dehydrogenase family protein molybdopterin-binding subunit, encoding MPELPVPSLPSAPSRVDGRLKVTGQARYAAEHRVVGCTYGVLATSAIARGRIKSIDTKAAERAPGVLAVLTYLNAPKVPAYASATANHNERVEGQEIKVFYDDQIHFSNQPVALAVAETLEQAQYAAALVRVAYEATAPQTDLGANLATGQTAKDEPDYLRGQAGAYAGAPVHIFQEYRTPIQVHNPMETHATVALWEGERLTVYNKTQAPKLAQQDLMRMFGLPESQVRVHSPFVGGAFGGASRIWPPEVAVILGAKKVGRPVQVMLGREQEFNMVGYRPRSVQQVGLGAQHDGTLVGITHLGHGSSSRYELFVERMLHPTKAAYACPSLDARYRVVPLDLSTPAWTRGPGEASGSFAIESAMDELAYALNMDPLALRLKNFAPADPEKNIPWSSNRLRECYAQGAERFGWQQRPAAPRSMRQGPYLVGWGMAMGIYKAERAPATARAQLRADGTLLVQSGTADVGPGTATAMTQVAAAALGIAPGQIQFELGDSALPPSAGQFGSHTTASVGTAVHTACTALQQQLRALAVQTGRSQFGPVKAEELVVENGALYLARDPGRRVSFADVLRLHGLPGLEVTQEAKPGPEAKENSGKSFGAHFVEVLVHARTGEVRVARVVSAIDAGRVISPKTARSQVLGAVTWGISMALMEHAVLDHRYGRFVNHNLAEYHMATHADVPDIDVILLDEPDPVLNPIGAKGLGEIGLIGFTAAVANAVFHATGKRIRELPITPDKLLGGGVS
- a CDS encoding DUF4136 domain-containing protein codes for the protein MKRVLLAVIVAFSLGATACAPTVNVEQRANVDFSKYRTFDFADMKVKTNGDDNPLLHSPIAQDKIKQAIADELIKRGLRQADNRPNLLVTTHTYVEQAERTVYNTQPGYGYAYPYAVSYRGGFLPINYGYWYTPRYYQTAHTEQYNEGTLIIDFIDARTNNLVWRGSIADPVSDPARLGSEFSRVAKDILEKFPVAEKKS
- a CDS encoding nucleoside deaminase — its product is MDEFMQAAIDEARMGRAQGGIPIGSVLVRDGQLVSRGRNKRVQENNAIKHGEMDALMNAGRQRTYRDTVLYTTLMPCYMCAGTIVQFKIPKIVVGESRTFGESKEFLESHGVEVVILDLQECVDLMNEFIAAEPTLWNEDIMEL